Proteins encoded within one genomic window of Candidatus Berkiella cookevillensis:
- a CDS encoding endonuclease/exonuclease/phosphatase family protein: protein MGKDTIPYEIKTKPLFTHALKPVKFIKSWLSWFGNWKSASSPPIKLPSPEQLKVLSYNLWGAPQDAKNPYFQFKQRSQAVLKLISTIDADVICLQEVSRDWADKLLADPFIRKNFYSTDFNTDRVHSYFGLSQITLSKFPIISATAYGLPGYEIYSLLNTQIQFGTQTISVNNVHLHSGKEHSSFRIAQLETIFNILTSQEQSDSTLIAGDFNFGDNWDENSVLDSAPMPLTDIWKHLKDNDPGYTEDSHINIMRFNLKGCHKQERFDRILVQSNTMDATDIKLIGQAPIDPDAQIWPSDHFGLLARFDIHSRKEVISSNSSSSKSR, encoded by the coding sequence ATGGGCAAAGACACTATTCCTTATGAAATTAAAACCAAACCACTATTTACGCATGCCCTAAAACCTGTGAAATTTATCAAATCTTGGCTAAGCTGGTTTGGAAATTGGAAATCTGCATCATCACCCCCAATTAAATTGCCCTCTCCTGAACAGCTCAAGGTACTGAGTTATAACCTATGGGGAGCACCACAAGATGCCAAGAATCCATATTTTCAATTTAAACAAAGATCACAAGCGGTTTTAAAGCTCATTAGCACCATCGATGCTGATGTGATCTGCTTGCAAGAAGTCTCTAGAGATTGGGCCGATAAATTACTTGCAGATCCGTTTATTCGGAAAAATTTTTATTCAACAGATTTTAATACAGATAGAGTACACAGCTATTTTGGTCTTAGCCAAATTACACTGTCGAAATTCCCAATTATCTCTGCAACTGCATATGGGTTACCCGGATACGAAATATATTCTCTATTGAATACTCAGATACAGTTTGGTACACAGACAATATCTGTTAATAATGTACATTTGCATTCTGGTAAAGAACATTCAAGCTTCCGTATCGCACAACTAGAAACGATATTTAATATTCTAACCTCTCAAGAACAAAGTGATAGCACTCTCATTGCAGGAGACTTTAATTTTGGAGATAATTGGGATGAAAACAGTGTACTCGATTCAGCACCAATGCCATTAACTGACATTTGGAAGCATCTCAAAGACAACGATCCAGGATACACTGAAGATTCTCATATAAATATAATGCGCTTTAATCTAAAAGGTTGTCATAAACAAGAACGATTTGATCGTATTTTAGTACAAAGCAATACAATGGATGCAACTGATATTAAATTGATTGGTCAAGCCCCAATCGATCCAGATGCGCAGATTTGGCCTTCTGATCATTTTGGCTTATTGGCACGTTTTGATATCCATTCAAGAAAAGAGGTGATTAGCTCCAATAGTTCATCTTCTAAGTCAAGATAG
- a CDS encoding TIGR03016 family PEP-CTERM system-associated outer membrane protein has protein sequence MGILLLSFISFFSVNTSAYYHLSPEISVSQYYSDNVKLMPRSMKKSEWILEVMPALLLQAESPRSHMDAEYLLQGLGYWNKSHADKIYHRGSLHYERQISRKHMDFSMDGIYTQQVLYPENQAFSGMQSGDNRSDVGSFQLGPDFRYSFGQKIRSDLKIKYGQTHYPSSNLSHVNDWLAEGGAWMGTHVQRLSSSFQYQYRETAQSYDLTLKTLTLNGLMQYEISRRLIALFRVGYEDNQNLRGIQQSLDGYLWYAGFQYFPNKRTQITIQKGHRSFGDSSIVNASWYRKRQSFSLDYGEEITTRARQQIDFSPRGNLNNIVFSPSQFTPTQINQILISKTLDAVYRYNLERVQFSVNAFQNKNIVLASSSEEKGKGVSFSADYEFRRNIHISAKASDVYQRYFNQEQDQRYVMAMGMSWQLARSLSLSGSYQYFLNHSDNYFRKTGENLASIGFRYGG, from the coding sequence GTGGGTATATTATTACTCAGTTTTATTAGCTTTTTTTCTGTAAATACATCGGCTTATTATCATTTGAGTCCTGAGATTTCAGTTTCTCAGTATTATTCTGATAATGTAAAGTTAATGCCACGCAGTATGAAAAAATCAGAATGGATTCTAGAGGTAATGCCAGCACTCTTATTGCAAGCAGAATCGCCTCGTAGCCATATGGATGCGGAGTATTTATTGCAAGGTTTAGGTTATTGGAACAAAAGCCACGCCGATAAAATATATCACCGTGGTAGTTTGCATTATGAGCGTCAAATATCTAGAAAGCATATGGATTTTTCGATGGATGGCATTTATACGCAGCAGGTACTTTATCCAGAAAACCAAGCATTTAGCGGCATGCAAAGTGGCGATAATCGATCAGATGTTGGTAGTTTTCAGTTAGGCCCTGATTTTAGATATTCGTTTGGTCAAAAGATTCGTAGTGATTTGAAAATAAAATATGGCCAAACACATTATCCCTCATCAAACCTATCGCACGTCAATGATTGGCTTGCAGAGGGGGGGGCTTGGATGGGTACGCATGTTCAACGCTTAAGTTCCAGTTTTCAATATCAATACAGAGAGACAGCGCAATCTTATGATTTGACATTAAAAACATTAACACTGAATGGATTAATGCAGTATGAAATTTCAAGACGATTGATTGCGCTTTTCCGTGTTGGCTATGAAGATAATCAAAACCTACGTGGCATACAGCAATCTTTAGATGGCTATCTTTGGTATGCAGGTTTTCAGTATTTTCCCAATAAGCGCACACAAATTACCATTCAAAAAGGTCATCGCTCTTTTGGTGATAGTAGCATTGTCAATGCTTCATGGTATAGAAAGCGTCAAAGCTTTAGCCTTGATTACGGTGAAGAGATTACGACACGTGCTCGGCAACAAATCGATTTTTCACCCCGAGGTAATTTGAATAATATTGTTTTCTCTCCCTCTCAATTTACACCAACACAAATAAACCAAATTTTGATTAGCAAAACTTTAGATGCAGTTTATCGTTACAATTTAGAGAGAGTGCAATTTTCAGTGAATGCATTTCAAAATAAGAATATAGTCTTAGCTTCCTCCTCGGAAGAGAAAGGCAAAGGTGTTAGTTTCTCTGCTGATTATGAGTTTAGACGAAACATACATATTTCTGCAAAAGCCTCTGATGTGTATCAACGTTATTTTAATCAAGAACAAGATCAGCGCTATGTGATGGCGATGGGGATGAGTTGGCAGTTGGCAAGAAGTTTGTCTTTAAGTGGCTCTTATCAGTATTTTTTAAATCATTCCGACAATTATTTTCGCAAGACAGGCGAGAATTTAGCCTCCATCGGTTTTCGTTATGGAGGTTAA
- a CDS encoding XrtA system polysaccharide chain length determinant encodes MDLSLLLDKAKNYLIGIWLYRWYAVISAWIVVLIGWSVIANLPNHYQSIARVYIDTQSLIKPLMKDLSVSTDSNERISQVARTIFNRPNLEKIAQMSDLDLNVKSRHDKEVLLDKLLHEIKLKREGATNLFVIRYEHHSRDKAKLVVQSILNLFQESTLSNTRTDTMQAQKFLDEQIGAYEEQLVLAEMRLANFKREHLGTLPREDKTYYERLQTTMSTLENTKMKLEVAIKRRDAIQKQIDGEEPIFGLSVSHRNPLKNHPLAQKLNQLEAQEILLLTRYTENHPDVKNLKKEIEEIKISLSKIEETDLLGDAFDSLSQNPVYQQMRIAFNEAHAEVASVQAAVRELEAISNDMRQKIDAVIKSEMEFASLNRDYLTHKQKYQSLLEKREAAKLAEEMDDTQQIIKFRIIDPPFVPLEPAGPNRILYGLAMLLIGVFTGLGVAFARSQLNPAALHKMNLESFTGLPVLEQIPIIASHASSHLLYRYRTIWTVCSCSALLFLTALCLVVLYYYQIGPRF; translated from the coding sequence ATGGATCTATCGTTGCTATTAGATAAAGCAAAAAATTATTTAATCGGTATTTGGTTGTATCGCTGGTATGCTGTGATTAGCGCTTGGATTGTTGTATTAATAGGCTGGTCAGTGATTGCTAATTTACCAAATCACTATCAGTCTATTGCACGTGTTTATATTGATACACAATCACTCATCAAACCATTGATGAAAGATTTATCTGTCAGTACTGATTCAAATGAAAGAATCAGTCAAGTTGCACGCACTATTTTTAACCGACCTAATTTAGAAAAAATTGCTCAAATGTCAGATTTAGATTTGAATGTAAAATCCAGACATGACAAAGAAGTATTGCTTGATAAATTATTGCATGAAATAAAATTAAAGCGAGAAGGTGCTACTAATTTATTTGTCATTCGTTATGAGCATCATAGTCGTGATAAGGCTAAATTGGTTGTGCAATCTATCTTGAATTTATTTCAAGAATCCACTTTAAGTAATACACGCACAGATACAATGCAAGCCCAAAAATTTTTAGATGAGCAGATTGGTGCTTACGAAGAACAATTGGTTTTGGCAGAAATGCGTTTGGCAAATTTTAAGCGTGAGCATCTTGGCACTTTGCCAAGAGAAGATAAGACTTATTATGAACGCTTGCAGACAACAATGAGCACGCTTGAAAATACAAAGATGAAATTAGAAGTCGCCATCAAGCGCAGAGATGCTATTCAGAAACAAATTGACGGTGAAGAGCCTATCTTTGGCCTTTCTGTAAGCCATCGAAATCCTCTAAAAAATCACCCATTGGCACAAAAATTGAACCAACTTGAAGCACAAGAAATTTTACTTTTAACACGCTACACCGAAAATCACCCTGATGTTAAGAATCTTAAAAAAGAAATTGAGGAAATAAAGATAAGTCTTAGTAAAATTGAAGAGACTGATTTACTCGGCGATGCCTTTGATTCTTTGAGCCAGAATCCAGTATACCAACAGATGAGAATTGCATTCAATGAGGCCCATGCTGAAGTAGCATCTGTGCAAGCAGCTGTCAGAGAGCTTGAGGCAATAAGTAACGACATGCGTCAGAAAATAGATGCTGTTATTAAGTCAGAGATGGAGTTTGCCAGTTTAAATAGAGACTATTTAACCCATAAACAGAAATATCAATCTTTGCTTGAAAAACGAGAAGCCGCTAAATTAGCCGAAGAAATGGATGATACGCAACAGATTATTAAGTTCAGAATCATTGATCCGCCTTTTGTGCCTTTGGAACCCGCGGGACCCAATAGAATATTGTATGGCTTAGCGATGCTTTTGATAGGTGTGTTTACTGGCCTTGGTGTTGCCTTTGCACGTTCACAATTAAATCCAGCGGCATTACATAAAATGAATTTGGAATCCTTTACAGGGTTACCTGTGCTAGAGCAGATCCCTATTATTGCATCACACGCGTCAAGCCATTTGCTATACAGATATCGGACAATATGGACAGTTTGCAGTTGTTCAGCACTCTTGTTTTTAACCGCATTGTGCTTAGTGGTTTTATATTATTATCAAATAGGGCCTAGGTTTTAA
- a CDS encoding XrtA/PEP-CTERM system exopolysaccharide export protein: MKFKKRLFMRLFIIIALCFIALLGCHSSLPLLEKVPINALPDTQYHIGPGDSIQISVWKNPEFSLSVLVRPDGKISIPLIEDIAAAHKTPTQLAHDLEQALSHYLKDPIVTVMVSNFVGTYEDNIRVVGEASQPQAIPYRSGMTILDVMIIVGGLTDFADGNRATLVRKQNNVEKSYRARLDDLLREGDIKANALVLPGDVLIIPEAFF; this comes from the coding sequence ATGAAGTTTAAAAAAAGATTATTTATGCGATTATTTATTATTATTGCTTTGTGTTTCATTGCTTTGTTGGGATGCCACTCAAGTTTGCCTTTGTTGGAAAAAGTACCTATCAATGCCTTACCTGATACGCAATATCATATTGGCCCAGGAGATTCCATACAAATATCTGTATGGAAGAATCCGGAATTTTCATTGTCTGTACTCGTAAGACCGGATGGCAAAATAAGCATTCCACTTATTGAGGATATTGCAGCTGCGCATAAAACACCTACACAGCTTGCTCATGATCTTGAACAAGCACTTTCGCATTATTTAAAAGATCCTATTGTGACAGTTATGGTTTCTAATTTTGTGGGAACTTATGAAGATAATATCAGGGTTGTCGGTGAGGCTTCTCAACCGCAGGCAATACCTTATCGTTCTGGTATGACGATATTGGATGTTATGATTATTGTGGGTGGTCTGACAGATTTTGCAGATGGCAATCGTGCAACATTGGTTAGAAAACAGAATAATGTAGAAAAATCATATCGCGCACGTTTAGATGATTTGTTGAGAGAGGGAGATATTAAAGCAAATGCATTAGTATTGCCTGGCGATGTACTTATAATTCCTGAGGCGTTTTTTTAA
- the prsR gene encoding PEP-CTERM-box response regulator transcription factor, whose protein sequence is MPVNDKPCLLVVDDDAGIREQLVWAFDEFEVVQAENRHDAIKQLRRFEPAVVTLDLGLPPKADSYEEGMQTLSEILQLAPLTKVIMVTGQSDKKIAIEAIGRGAYDFYVKPIEPENLHLIVTRAFYLQALEVERKKIFEHSVTTQIPGMLTASKPMTSVCKMIEKIAPNNVTTLLAGESGTGKEVLAKGIHHLSPRMKGPFIAINCAAIPENLLESELFGYEKGAFTGAHKQTKGKIELANEGTLFLDEIGDLPIQLQPKLLRFLQERQIERLGGRESIAVDVRVICATHQDLKELIATNQFREDLYYRLAEVTITIPPLREREEDILLLAKMFMSKYSESFKKTTKRFSHQSLKLLLQYAWPGNVRELENRVKRAVIMAEGNEIKEEDLDFAATDAPDMAFNLKAIKHEAEKQAIQRALNFSQGNVSKAAVILGVTRPTLYNLMEKLDIKEKEYTAMEGSSQCERFT, encoded by the coding sequence ATGCCAGTGAATGATAAACCTTGCTTATTAGTAGTCGATGACGATGCAGGCATTCGAGAACAGCTGGTCTGGGCTTTTGATGAGTTTGAAGTGGTGCAGGCTGAAAATAGACACGATGCGATTAAACAATTAAGACGTTTTGAACCTGCTGTCGTGACATTAGACTTAGGTTTACCACCTAAAGCAGATAGTTATGAAGAAGGAATGCAAACATTAAGTGAGATATTGCAATTAGCCCCCTTAACTAAAGTCATTATGGTGACAGGGCAAAGCGATAAAAAAATTGCAATAGAGGCAATTGGGCGTGGTGCTTATGATTTTTATGTTAAGCCAATTGAGCCTGAAAACTTACATCTTATTGTAACACGTGCTTTTTATCTTCAAGCTTTAGAAGTAGAAAGAAAGAAAATATTCGAGCATTCAGTGACAACACAGATCCCAGGGATGCTGACAGCCAGTAAACCAATGACTTCTGTTTGTAAAATGATCGAAAAAATTGCTCCTAATAACGTTACGACATTGTTAGCAGGAGAGAGTGGTACTGGTAAAGAGGTACTTGCTAAAGGGATCCACCATTTAAGCCCTCGGATGAAAGGGCCATTTATTGCAATTAATTGTGCTGCAATCCCAGAAAATCTATTAGAAAGCGAATTATTTGGTTATGAAAAAGGCGCTTTTACAGGCGCACATAAACAAACCAAGGGTAAGATTGAATTAGCGAATGAAGGAACACTTTTCTTGGATGAAATAGGTGATCTGCCGATTCAATTACAGCCTAAATTGCTGAGATTTTTACAAGAAAGACAAATTGAACGATTGGGGGGCAGAGAGTCGATTGCTGTAGATGTTCGTGTTATTTGCGCCACGCATCAAGATTTAAAAGAGCTGATCGCAACGAATCAATTTAGAGAAGATTTATATTATCGTTTAGCTGAAGTGACAATCACGATCCCGCCTTTACGAGAGCGGGAAGAAGATATCTTGCTGCTTGCAAAAATGTTTATGAGTAAATATAGCGAAAGCTTTAAGAAAACAACAAAACGCTTTTCTCATCAATCGCTTAAGCTTTTATTGCAATATGCTTGGCCTGGTAATGTGCGAGAATTGGAAAATCGTGTTAAACGCGCAGTAATTATGGCGGAAGGCAATGAAATAAAAGAGGAAGATCTTGATTTTGCTGCCACAGATGCACCTGATATGGCTTTCAATTTAAAGGCCATAAAGCATGAGGCAGAGAAACAAGCGATACAACGTGCTTTAAATTTTAGTCAAGGCAATGTATCTAAAGCAGCTGTTATTTTGGGGGTTACAAGGCCAACACTTTATAATTTGATGGAAAAATTGGATATCAAAGAAAAAGAATACACAGCAATGGAAGGAAGTTCACAATGTGAAAGGTTTACATAA
- the prsK gene encoding XrtA/PEP-CTERM system histidine kinase PrsK: protein MPQIASISHNFGAVVFLTTTILLCFHRSTREKIPLLIISTFITSLWCIFASLYIAEFLPHYGIVAFTEALQDVSWCFCLIQLIALTQNIEGKRWFNHSLFKIFMGIWVTILSINAVLIQIEVNPAWMDRFAKLSFIGNISMSVIALALIEQLYLGTMPERRGGIQFIACGLGLMFCYDFYLFANALLLSQINPTMWEMRGAVCALIAPFITIGVFRNQNWHYPLAPSRKLIFSSAAFVGCGVYLLIMASVGYGIRQFGGNWGKALQVLFLSSSLLVLALLLTSGRVRAFISQLFAKNLFRLRYDYRQQWLNISNILSENEHQNRNQLVIKMIADLVESPKGWLFEKGKNNQFSLIEGWNIALPEQGLEIQDPAFAAILDQLNKPLDLSTDAIILPEAMREQSWIWLMVPLKYLDHCAYLIVLGFPRTSFSINWEVQDVLMMVGRQLAVTLVQAQAAKDLMVAKQFEAFNQVSTFIAHDLKNIAAQLILMSRNKEKHGDNPKFIASVYQTIDHLNLKFDKLLKQINVPTQEISETIALRKALAEVLEIRSKDFPIPSLSWQCDFDEVEIIGDYSQFVNILTHLVENAQQATSHEGTVSIEISIQDRKVMIKVIDTGKGMSQDFMRSHLFKPFVSTKGKKGMGIGVFQAKTYVENQKGRIQATSQEGLGTQFCIEFPILHVVQQSNIIYRESDIIEQIEKVSDIAN, encoded by the coding sequence ATGCCACAGATAGCTTCTATCAGTCACAATTTTGGGGCTGTTGTATTTTTAACGACAACGATACTACTCTGCTTTCATCGAAGCACGCGTGAAAAAATCCCACTATTGATTATCAGCACCTTTATTACAAGTTTGTGGTGCATTTTCGCGTCCCTGTATATTGCTGAATTTTTGCCACATTACGGTATTGTTGCCTTTACGGAGGCACTGCAAGATGTGAGTTGGTGCTTTTGCCTGATTCAGTTGATTGCTTTGACACAAAATATTGAAGGAAAGCGTTGGTTTAATCATTCGCTTTTTAAGATATTTATGGGAATATGGGTTACTATATTAAGCATTAATGCCGTTTTAATACAGATTGAAGTCAATCCTGCGTGGATGGATCGTTTTGCTAAGTTAAGTTTTATTGGCAATATCTCAATGTCCGTTATTGCTTTGGCCTTGATTGAGCAGCTCTATTTGGGAACAATGCCTGAACGTCGAGGGGGCATTCAGTTTATTGCCTGCGGTTTAGGCTTAATGTTTTGCTATGATTTTTATCTATTTGCAAATGCGTTATTACTCAGTCAAATTAATCCAACTATGTGGGAAATGAGGGGCGCTGTTTGCGCACTCATTGCTCCTTTTATCACCATTGGTGTTTTTCGTAATCAAAATTGGCATTACCCATTGGCGCCATCTCGTAAACTTATTTTTAGTAGCGCTGCCTTTGTAGGGTGTGGTGTATATTTATTGATTATGGCATCTGTTGGTTATGGTATTCGGCAATTTGGGGGCAATTGGGGAAAAGCATTACAAGTTTTGTTTCTCTCGAGTAGCTTGCTTGTATTGGCATTGCTATTAACTTCTGGTCGTGTGCGTGCCTTCATTTCACAATTATTTGCTAAAAATTTATTTAGATTACGTTATGATTATCGTCAGCAATGGTTAAATATCTCTAATATATTATCTGAAAATGAGCATCAAAATAGAAATCAGCTTGTGATAAAGATGATAGCGGATTTAGTAGAGAGTCCTAAAGGATGGCTATTTGAGAAAGGGAAAAATAATCAGTTTTCTTTAATTGAAGGATGGAATATTGCACTTCCTGAGCAAGGTTTGGAGATACAAGATCCTGCCTTTGCTGCTATCTTAGATCAACTGAATAAACCCCTCGATCTCAGCACTGATGCCATTATATTGCCAGAGGCCATGCGTGAGCAGTCATGGATATGGTTAATGGTTCCTTTAAAATATTTGGATCACTGTGCTTATTTAATTGTTTTAGGATTTCCACGAACATCTTTTTCTATTAATTGGGAAGTACAAGATGTTTTGATGATGGTGGGAAGACAATTAGCCGTTACTTTGGTTCAGGCACAAGCTGCTAAAGACTTAATGGTTGCAAAGCAATTTGAAGCGTTTAATCAAGTTTCTACTTTTATTGCCCATGATCTTAAGAATATTGCGGCTCAGTTGATTTTGATGAGTAGAAACAAAGAAAAGCATGGTGATAATCCTAAATTCATTGCAAGCGTATATCAAACCATCGATCATCTAAACCTAAAATTTGATAAACTTCTTAAGCAGATTAATGTGCCCACACAAGAGATTTCTGAAACAATTGCTTTGAGAAAAGCATTAGCAGAAGTACTTGAAATACGCAGCAAAGATTTTCCTATCCCTTCTTTATCTTGGCAGTGTGATTTTGATGAGGTTGAAATAATAGGGGACTATAGCCAATTTGTTAATATTCTTACTCATTTGGTAGAAAATGCGCAACAAGCAACCTCCCATGAAGGTACAGTGAGTATAGAGATTTCTATTCAAGATAGAAAAGTAATGATTAAAGTGATAGATACAGGTAAAGGTATGTCACAGGATTTTATGAGAAGCCATTTATTTAAGCCTTTTGTATCCACCAAAGGTAAAAAAGGCATGGGAATTGGTGTGTTTCAAGCAAAAACTTATGTTGAGAATCAAAAAGGGCGTATACAAGCAACTTCGCAAGAAGGGCTTGGCACGCAATTCTGTATAGAATTTCCGATACTACATGTTGTTCAACAAAGTAACATCATCTATCGTGAGTCAGATATCATTGAACAGATTGAAAAAGTAAGCGATATAGCAAATTAA
- a CDS encoding TIGR03013 family XrtA/PEP-CTERM system glycosyltransferase, with the protein MGTIRIFRQYVATRFIVLATIEAFIFIFSLYFGLMAGLRVSWLELLDYINLLAPEAIFFATVMLISLSIVGLYQRRLKNGRVEMISRVVLGVGIGTILIHQISYTLPELDMGREAWLSVISIAFIGVLITRLLMFQALSSQALQRRVLVLGSGEKAASLKESASKFANGQFQIVEYVPLVDITKGVGSNLLLATESNLLEIAKRVKADEIVVAVDNKKESFPTNALLRCKLFGIEVNDIVTFYEREAGIIKIDWISPSWFIFADGFQRGKWRKRLKRYSDVVCSAGLLFLFWPIMLLVSFAIYVEDRGKGPLLYKQKRVGENGKIFELLKFRSMKVDAEKNGIPQWAQQNDNRITRVGHVIRRLRFDEFPQIINVFRGEMSFVGPRPERPEFVENLQKTIPYYQERHAVKPGITGWAQVCYPYGATEQDAFEKLQYDLYYVKNNSLFLDFVILLQTAEVVLLRRGSR; encoded by the coding sequence ATGGGTACGATACGGATATTTAGGCAGTATGTTGCAACACGCTTTATTGTCCTCGCAACAATAGAAGCATTTATTTTTATCTTTTCCCTTTATTTTGGATTGATGGCAGGTTTAAGAGTAAGTTGGCTTGAATTGCTTGATTACATCAACCTCTTAGCACCTGAAGCGATCTTTTTTGCTACGGTGATGTTGATATCTTTATCTATTGTAGGTTTGTATCAACGACGCCTGAAAAATGGGCGTGTAGAAATGATATCCAGGGTGGTGTTGGGGGTTGGTATTGGTACGATTCTCATTCATCAAATTTCTTATACATTGCCAGAATTGGATATGGGCAGAGAAGCTTGGTTATCGGTTATTTCTATTGCTTTTATAGGCGTTTTGATTACACGGTTGCTTATGTTTCAAGCTTTATCTTCACAAGCCTTACAGCGCAGAGTTTTGGTCTTGGGTTCTGGAGAAAAGGCAGCAAGCCTTAAAGAATCGGCATCGAAATTTGCCAATGGCCAATTTCAAATTGTTGAATATGTGCCTTTGGTTGATATTACAAAGGGAGTAGGATCTAATCTGTTGTTGGCCACAGAGAGTAATTTACTTGAGATTGCTAAAAGAGTAAAAGCAGATGAAATTGTCGTCGCTGTCGATAATAAAAAAGAAAGTTTTCCTACCAACGCTTTATTACGTTGTAAATTATTTGGTATTGAAGTAAACGATATTGTAACTTTTTATGAAAGAGAAGCGGGTATCATTAAAATTGATTGGATATCTCCCAGTTGGTTCATTTTTGCCGATGGTTTTCAAAGAGGAAAATGGCGCAAACGCTTAAAGCGTTATTCTGATGTGGTGTGCAGCGCAGGGCTATTGTTTTTGTTCTGGCCAATTATGCTATTGGTCTCTTTTGCTATTTATGTCGAAGACAGGGGTAAAGGGCCTTTGCTTTATAAGCAAAAACGTGTTGGCGAGAATGGTAAAATTTTTGAATTACTTAAATTTCGCAGCATGAAAGTGGATGCGGAAAAAAATGGCATTCCACAATGGGCACAGCAAAATGATAATCGTATCACTCGGGTTGGCCATGTCATACGTCGTTTACGATTTGATGAGTTTCCTCAAATCATTAATGTCTTCAGGGGAGAAATGAGTTTTGTAGGTCCAAGGCCAGAGCGTCCTGAATTTGTTGAAAATCTGCAAAAGACGATTCCCTACTATCAAGAGCGGCATGCCGTTAAACCTGGCATTACGGGTTGGGCACAAGTTTGTTATCCTTATGGTGCCACAGAACAAGATGCTTTTGAAAAATTACAATATGACTTATATTATGTGAAGAATAATAGTTTGTTTCTTGACTTTGTTATTTTACTGCAAACAGCCGAAGTGGTATTGTTAAGGCGCGGCTCACGCTAA